TATTAATTTACCCATACCAGGAGAAAGAATATGAACAAACGTTGGGATAAAGCTTGTGGGGTAGATGTTCACAAGAGGTTTATCGATGCAACCATCCTGACTTCAGATGGAACCAAGAAGCATAGACGCTTTTTAACAAACATAGAAGGTCTAATGGCTTTCAGGGATTGGTTGATAGAGGAAGATTGTCCAGTTGTCGCCTTAGAATCCACTGGCGTCTATTGGATACCTGTCAACACTATTCTTGAAGGAATTGTGAAGGTTCTTGTAGCAAACGCCTATAAAGGGTATCGCCCCGATTTATGTGACATGTACGCTAAGGAATTAAACGTCTTTATTTGCCAATATTTCTCTTTTTAAGGGTACCAAGGGTATCACGGCCATTCATGCGAAAATACACGCTAAGGTCTTTTACCAGTTGAATCCGTGGCAAAATGGATATTTAAGCTTTAAATGGCAAATAAATGTATATTAATAGCCAATTTTGTATCCACTTCAAATTAGAGGGTAACTGGCAATATTTAAACCGTAACTTCGCTTGTTTTAAGTAATATGTACTGTCAAATCCAATTTTTCTATGATTTTTCTGGATTTTTTTGGAATTTCAGATAGAATCCATTTTCCCTCAATTTTAAGCTTGTAGATTCTAGATAAATGAAGAATAACATCCTTCGGGGATAAGTTTGTCAAAAGGTCTTTATTGATAAGTAGTTCGTATATCTTATAATAAAGAAGCAGTGACACAAAATTCACAAACATCCATCCCTGAAGATGAGCTTCATCTCTCATATACGACCTGTCAGCATGGAGCAAATTTTTAAAAGTGTCAAATAGAGACTCAATTTCCACTCTAGCTTTTAGATATTCAAAGACTTCATCAGCGTGGAATGATATTTTTGCCACAACAAGGGTATCACGGCCATTCGTGCGAAAATATACGCTAAGGTTAAATATTAGTTTAAACACGATTTTAAACCATTAAATAATAGATAAATCTATTTTCTGCTATAATGATTCCTTTCACCTGAAAATATGTTGATTTTATTTTTATTTTATATTAAACAGAAAATATACGTTAATATTTTCATAATTTCACTAAATTTGGATTAAGAACATATTCACCATAAAGAACCACATTATCCCAAGCTATAGGGCTTATATGTTCCATAAAAGAGAGATCTATACTTGAATTCTCAGGATAGTTTTCCATGATTACTTTGTTAATCTCTTTTGCCTGCCAGTAGATGATACAAGCCAAAATCAAATTTAGACAACTGCATGAATTTCTTTGTTCTTGTAAGTCTCGGCTATTGATTCTTCGACGTTTTCCGTAATTAAGATCTCTAGCCAAAGCA
The Methanosarcinales archaeon genome window above contains:
- a CDS encoding transposase is translated as MNKRWDKACGVDVHKRFIDATILTSDGTKKHRRFLTNIEGLMAFRDWLIEEDCPVVALESTGVYWIPVNTILEGIVKVLVANAYKGYRPDLCDMYAKELNVFICQYFSF
- a CDS encoding transposase; amino-acid sequence: MAKISFHADEVFEYLKARVEIESLFDTFKNLLHADRSYMRDEAHLQGWMFVNFVSLLLYYKIYELLINKDLLTNLSPKDVILHLSRIYKLKIEGKWILSEIPKKSRKIIEKLDLTVHIT